Proteins from one Chitinophagales bacterium genomic window:
- the tsaD gene encoding tRNA (adenosine(37)-N6)-threonylcarbamoyltransferase complex transferase subunit TsaD yields the protein MSDIHILAIESSCDDTSAAVLKNNRVLSNLIADQSVHQSFGGVVPELASRAHMQNIVPVVHEALSKANIVPEQLNAIACTRGPGLIGSLMVGLSFAKSMAWSLEIPFIEVNHMQAHVLAHFAEAPEPEFPFLCLTVSGGHTQIVLVKAPLDMEVVGTTIDDAAGEAFDKTAKMLGIPYPGGPLIDKYAKGGNPKAFEFPRPKVKDLDFSFSGLKTAILYFLQKQEKKDSGFVQKNLNDICASVQYRIVDYLLYKLKMAAEKYNINQIAIAGGVSANSHLRSELERLGNEQGWQIFIPKFEFCTDNAAMIGVTAYFKYLENDFAGWDTGPTARYGL from the coding sequence ATGTCTGATATCCACATCCTTGCTATTGAATCTTCCTGTGACGACACTTCGGCTGCTGTTTTAAAGAACAATCGTGTGCTTTCAAATCTAATTGCCGATCAGTCTGTACATCAGTCTTTTGGTGGAGTAGTACCTGAGTTGGCTTCACGTGCACATATGCAAAACATTGTACCTGTTGTGCACGAGGCATTAAGCAAAGCAAATATTGTGCCCGAACAGCTCAATGCTATAGCATGTACACGTGGCCCGGGCTTAATTGGTTCACTAATGGTGGGGCTTTCTTTTGCCAAATCCATGGCCTGGTCTCTGGAAATCCCTTTTATTGAGGTGAATCATATGCAAGCGCATGTGTTGGCGCATTTTGCAGAAGCACCGGAGCCTGAATTTCCTTTTCTGTGTCTGACTGTAAGTGGAGGGCACACGCAAATAGTGCTTGTAAAAGCTCCTTTGGATATGGAAGTGGTGGGCACAACCATAGATGATGCGGCTGGTGAGGCTTTTGATAAAACTGCCAAAATGTTGGGTATTCCTTATCCAGGAGGCCCATTGATTGACAAATATGCCAAAGGGGGAAACCCAAAAGCCTTTGAATTTCCTCGACCCAAAGTAAAGGATTTGGATTTTAGCTTTAGTGGTCTTAAAACTGCCATACTTTACTTTTTGCAAAAGCAGGAAAAGAAGGATTCGGGTTTTGTTCAAAAAAACCTAAACGACATTTGTGCTTCTGTACAATACCGTATTGTAGATTATTTGCTCTACAAATTAAAAATGGCTGCTGAAAAATACAATATCAATCAAATTGCCATTGCTGGTGGTGTTTCGGCCAATAGCCATTTAAGAAGTGAATTAGAAAGGCTTGGGAATGAACAGGGCTGGCAGATTTTTATTCCAAAATTTGAATTCTGCACAGACAATGCTGCCATGATTGGCGTAACGGCCTATTTCAAATACCTGGAAAACGATTTTGCAGGATGGGATACTGGGCCTACTGCGCGGTATGGGCTTTAG